The DNA sequence TCGGCGGTGGCCCGCCACAGGTGCCGGAACGTCGCCGTGGACCCGGTGAAGTGGATGCCGGCCAGGTCGGGGTGCTCCAGAGCCACCGCCGAGACGTCGATGCCGTCGCCGGGCAGCATGTTGATGACACCTGGCGGCAGGCCGGCCTCCTCGAGGAGCTCCATCGTCAGGTGCGCGGCGAGCTGCTGGGTCGGGGAGGGCTTCCAGAGGACCGTGTTGCCCATCAGCGCCGGGGCCGTGGGCAGGTTGCCGGCGATCGCGGTGAAGTTGAAGGGCGTGATCGCGTAGACGAAGCCCTCGAGCGGCCGGTGGTCGATCCGGTTCCAGGTGCCGGGGGCCGACTCCGGCTGCTCGGCGAGCAACTGCCGGGCGAAGTGCACGTTGTAGCGCCAGAAGTCGGCCAGCTCGCAGGCGCTGTCGATCTCGGCCTGGTAGGCGGTCTTGCTCTGGCCCAGCATCGTCGCGGCGTTGAGCGTCTGCCGCCACGGCCCGGCGAGCAGGTCGGCGGCCCGGAGGAACACCGCGGCGCGGTCGTCGAAGGAGAGCTCCTGCCAGGCGGGGGCGGCCTCCTTCGCGCAGAAGCTGTACACGGAGCAGCCGCGGTCTCCCCCGGGGCAGTGGAACCGGCTGGACCACCGCCCGCTGGAGGGCTTCGTCTACGCGGTCACGCCCTTCAACTTCACCTCCATCGCCGGCAACCTGCCCACCGCGCCGGCCATGCTGGGCAACGTGGTGGTCTGGAAGCCGGCGGCCACGGCCATGTACAGCGGCTGGTACATCATGCGGCTGCTGATGGAGGCTGGGCTGCCGCCGGGCGTGATCAACTTCGTCCCCGGCGACCCGGTCGCCACCTCGGGGGTGCTGCTGAACGACCGCAACCTGGCGGGCGTGCACTTCACCGGGTCGACCACGGTGTTCCAGTCGATCTGGAAGACGGTGGGCGAGAACATCGCCAGCTACCGCAGCTATCCGCGGCTGGTGGGCGAGACGGGGGGCAAGGACTTCATCGTGGCCCACGCGAGCGCCGACCCGGCCGCGCTGGCCACGGCCATCGTGCGTGGCGGCTACGAGTACCAGGGGCAGAAGTGCAGCGCCGCCAGCCGCATCTACGTTCCCCAGTCGCTCTGGCCGCAGGTGCGCGAGCTGACCGTGGAGATGATGGAGAAGATCCGCGTGGGCGACCCGGCGGACTTCCGCAACTTCATGGGCGCGGTGATCGACCGGAAGGCGTTCGACAAGATCAGCGGCTACATCAAGCACGCGCAGGAGGCCAGCGACGTGGAGATCGTGGCCGGCGGCGGCTTCGACGACAGCACCGGCTACTTCGTGGAGCCCACGCTGGTGCAGGTGCACGACTCGGCGTACCGGCTGATGTGCGAGGAGGTGTTCGGCCCGGTCGTCTCGCTCTACGCCTACCCCGACGCCGAGTGGGCGAAGACGCTGGAGATCGTCGATCGGACGACGCCGTACGCGCTGACCGGCGCGGTGTTCGCCAACGACCGCGCCGCGCTGGTGGAGGCGGACCGGCTGCTGCGCTTCGCGGCGGGGAACTACTACATCAACGACAAGCCGACGGGGGCGGTGGTGGGCCAGCAGCCCTTCGGCGGCGCGCGCGCCAGCGGCACCAACGACAAGGCCGGCTCCATCCTGAACCTGATGCGCTGGATCAGCCCGCGGGCCATGAAGGAGACCTTCGCCCCGGCCCGCGCCTTCGACTACCCGTTCATGAGCGAGGAGTAGGCAGAGGGGAGGGGACAGGGGACAGGGGACAGGGGACAGGGGGCGATCCGCACCGATCCCCCCCCGACGTCATCCTGAGGCCGGCCACGCTGCAACCGGTTTCCGCACAGAACCTTGCAGGCCGAAGGATCCATACCCTGTCCAGCACGTCAGCCAGGGAAACACATCGACCTTTCCTCTGATTCCCGTGAGATGAGAGCCCCGGCCCGCGTATGCGGTCCGGGGCTTTTCGCGTCATGGGCCGGGATGAATATCCCCGATCAGTTCTTCGTTGTCGAACCGGAGCGTGGCGGGTCGATGACGAACGGCTTCCACGGGCTGGCGAGATCGCCGGAGCGGCGGGGGAGCACGACGCGCATGCGGTAGCTGCCGGGCGCGAGCGGCTTTCCGTCGCCGCCGCGCTGGTCCCACACGAAGCCGGTGCCGCGGATCTCGCGCGGGGTGAGCACGAGCCCGTCGGGGTTCGACGTGAGCGCCGTCTCCGCGGGCTGGCGCACCAGCTCCAGCCCGTCGCCGCTCTCCACCACCAGCTCCAGCGCGCCGCTCGCCTCCACCGCCACGCGGGCGCTGTCCGTCGCGCGGTTCACCAGCGTCACCGCCACCGGCACCTCGTCACCCGGCGCCACGTGCGCGGGAACGTCCAGCAGCAGCGCGAGCCGGGGATCGGAAACCGTGCGGTCGCGCCCGCACCCCATCGCCACCGCGGCCGCGAGCCCTGCGATCCAGCGAATCTTCATCCGCATCTACGTTCCATCGCTGTCGTGAATCCCCCCGAATCGTATCCGCCGCCCGTCCGCACGGCGAGGTGCGCACCATCACCACGCTCGATCCTGGCCGTCTTTCCATCTCCCGCTCGCCCCCGCGCACTGTCCTCGATCCCCTCATACAAATCCGGCGGAAGAATCAGCGCACCCCGCCGAATCACGTGCTGCGGAGATGATAGATCCTTCGGCCTGCAATCTATTGTGTAGGCTCTGGTTGCGGTGTGGTCGGCCTCAGGATGACGTCGGGTCGATGCGGTGAGGATGCACGAACTGAGTTCACGGATTCGGTTCACACCGCGGCTGCAACTCCCGGTGCGCGTGCGGCGTCCGGCGGCAGCATTCTTGCCCTTGAGTGCCGCCGTTGGGGCGCTTCCCGCCCACCCGGAGAAGTCCCGCCACCGCCCTTTCCGAGCCACCACCATGCCCGACCAATACGTCTACTTCTTCGGCGCCGGCCAGACCGAGGGGAACGGCCGCATGAAGGACCTGCTGGGCGGCAAGGGCGCCGGCCTGGCCGAGATGGCGCGCATCGGCGTGCCCGTGCCTCCCGGCTTCACCATCACCACCGAAGTCTGCAGGCTCTACCTCCAGGGCCACAGCTACCCTGGGGGGCTGCATGAGCAGGTGGCGTCCGCGACGGCGCGCGTGGAGGAGGCCACGGGGAAGACCTTTGGCGGCGGCGACAATCCCCTGCTCGTCTCCGTCCGCTCGGGCGCCAGGTTCAGCATGCCGGGGATGATGGACACGATCCTCAACCTGGGCCTGAACGACGCCACCGTGGCGAGCCTGGCGACGGCGACCGAGAACGAGCGCTTCGCGTGGGACAGCTATCGCCGCTTCGTGCAGATGTATGGAGACGTCGTCCTCGGCGTGCCCTCCACCGACTTCGAGCGCCTGATCGACGAGCGCAAGGAAGCGCGTGGGGTGAAGGAGGACACGGATCTCTCCGCGGACGACCTGCGCGAGCTGACCGGCGCGTTCAAGACGCTCGTCGCCGAGCGGACGGGGGAGCCGTTCCCCGACGACCCGCAGGCGCAGCTGTGGGGCGCCATCGAGGCCGTCTTCCGCTCGTGGGACACGCCGCGCGCGAAGGCGTACCGCAAGGTGAACGGCATCTCCGACGACCTGGGCACGGCGGTGAACGTCTGCACCATGGTGTTCGGCAACATGGGCGACGACAGCGCCACGGGCGTCTGCTTCACCCGCGACCCTTCCACCGGCGAACGCGTGTTCTACGGCGAGTTCCTGGTGAACGCGCAGGGCGAGGACGTGGTGGCCGGCATCCGCGACCCGCTTCCCATCGCCCGCATGGCCGAGGTGATGCCGATCGCCTACCAGGAGCTGCTGGACGCGCAGGAAAAGCTGGAGCGCCACTTCCGCGACGCGCAGGACCTGGAGTTCACCGTGGAGCGCGGGCACCTGTTCCTGCTGCAGACGCGCTCGGCCAAGCGCACCGGCCGCGCCGCCGTGCGCATCGCGGTGGAGATGGTGGACGAGGGGCTCATCTCCATCGACGAAGCCGTCCTCCGCGTGGCGCCCGAGCAGCTCGACCAGCTCCTGCACCCCATGCTGGACCCGAGCGCGGACGCGAAGGTGCTGACGACGGGGCTTCCCGCCTCGCCCGGCGCGGCGTCGGGGAAAGTCGTCTTCAACCCCGACGCGGCCGCCGAGCGCGGCGCGCACGAGCCGGTGATCCTGGTGCGCCGCGAAACCAGCCCCGAGGACTTCCACGGGATGGTGGTGGCGCGCGGGA is a window from the Longimicrobium sp. genome containing:
- a CDS encoding aldehyde dehydrogenase family protein gives rise to the protein MYSFCAKEAAPAWQELSFDDRAAVFLRAADLLAGPWRQTLNAATMLGQSKTAYQAEIDSACELADFWRYNVHFARQLLAEQPESAPGTWNRIDHRPLEGFVYAITPFNFTAIAGNLPTAPALMGNTVLWKPSPTQQLAAHLTMELLEEAGLPPGVINMLPGDGIDVSAVALEHPDLAGIHFTGSTATFRHLWRATADNIERYRTYPRIVGETGGKDFVVAHPSADPAVVRTALVRGAF